One window of Syngnathus acus chromosome 16, fSynAcu1.2, whole genome shotgun sequence genomic DNA carries:
- the LOC119136202 gene encoding chemokine-like receptor 1, with protein MELSNFSFSHIFSPLDSFDEGFRTMESMTPSAFPINKTTAPGEDFNYLFGNFSDPHEQLRDSLNIMSSVVYSLAFVLGVLGNGLVIWVTGFTMKKTVNTIWFLNLAVADFLFTAFLPFSVTYTALGFHWPFGKFMCKLASAVSALNMFTSVYILTVISMDRCVSVVWPVWAQNHRNVQKASRVSVCVWALALILSTPYFIFRDTGPSFFSEEVINCFNNFVFSDDFTPELNQLRLFRHRAITVSRFLLSFAIPFTVIVSCYAAIIHRLRKNPNLASQSSRTFKIIAAVIVVFFLCWAPFQTLVLLELTSYTHSSLAFQNVITLGLPIATSLAFINSCLNPVLYVFMGQDFKDKVCKSIVQTLQHAFQEEDSQVDSKTVETTQGNEMNSV; from the exons ATGGAGTTGAGTAATTTCTCCTTTTCTCACATCTTCAGCCCACTGGACAGCTTTGACGAAG GTTTCAGGACCATGGAGAGCATGACTCCATCTGCCTTTCCAATTAATAAAACCACTGCACCTGGAGAAGACTTCAATTACCTTTTCGGCAATTTTTCCGATCCACATGAGCAGTTGAGAGATTCTCTCAACATCATGTCATCTGTCGTTTACTCCTTAGCTTTTGTCCTGGGCGTGCTGGGCAACGGCTTGGTGATCTGGGTAACGGGATTCACGATGAAGAAAACCGTTAACACAATTTGGTTCCTCAACCTTGCTGTGGCCGACTTTCTCTTCACGGCCTTTCTTCCGTTCAGTGTGACGTACACCGCTTTAGGATTCCACTGGCCATTCGGCAAGTTCATGTGCAAGCTTGCTAGCGCAGTTAGCGCTCTCAACATGTTCACCAGTGTTTACATCCTGACGGTGATCAGCATGGACCGATGCGTGTCTGTTGTGTGGCCTGTTTGGGCCCAGAACCACCGCAATGTCCAAAAGGCGTcccgtgtgagtgtgtgtgtttgggcgCTGGCTCTGATTCTAAGCACTCCATATTTCATCTTCCGGGACACAGGGCCGTCCTTCTTCAGCGAAGAAGTTATTAACTGCTTTAACAACTTTGTATTTTCTGATGACTTTACACCTGAGCTGAATCAACTCCGACTGTTTCGCCATCGGGCAATAACGGTGTCTCGCTTCCTCCTGAGTTTTGCAATCCCCTTCACCGTCATTGTGTCCTGTTACGCTGCCATCATCCATCGCCTCAGAAAGAATCCCAACCTGGCCAGCCAATCGAGTCGCACCTTTAAGATAATTGCTGccgttattgttgtttttttcctctgctgGGCTCCTTTTCAAACCCTTGTTTTATTGGAATTAACCAGTTACACGCATTCAAGTTTAGCGTTCCAAAATGTTATTACGCTTGGACTCCCAATAGCCACAAGCTTGGCCTTTATCAACAGTTGCTTAAATCCAGTTCTCTATGTGTTCATGGGACAAGATTTCAAGGATAAAGTTTGTAAATCTATTGTGCAAACACTGCAGCATGCTTTCCAGGAAGAGGACTCTCAAGTGGACTCAAAGACAGTTGAAACCACTCAGGGCAATGAAATGAATTCAGTCTGA
- the si:dkeyp-84f3.5 gene encoding zinc finger protein 135, giving the protein MPSAHGPHHFIMERQKALNSVSGGDPCTFICTECGDGFSHYTQVLSHMAIHGPLESFSFDGSSNGFEVPREYVLQENGTLAILNGLSLSPSPAKPPSPGVPPHFTPAVKPSSPKPRPQPIPENPNRNPKTQKSLDLNNAKEKPPQDDYRCEICSRSFNSLQSLHCHHQYRNSELSFRCTLCCKIFEGGQALEKHLQEHTRERFHSCSDCGKRFVKAFALFAHQKESHIAATAGNSENNEENKFTKMYPCRKCKLHFFWLSDFQTHAQHLCKGKASNAAFASEIEVKSKNKKDRPRENCYSNGNFNDLKDGNDMCDQDTSYKIVTPYKCGLCGECFLNLITLKKHQLTHQNKEPYQLNQELINPTKKVTLRSRRKRAKSKNRKQYPCKICQRVFSHSSSLSRHMRYHKGTMHKCTLCARHFPQRCDLVKHLTLNHKDDIEKKPGLKHLLRPQPHNLDHKQPATEVNQNRTRPKKAGGFNFKCQECGKRFWLAYVYQRHLRSHKRCHNKCPRCPAKFMSDSALKAHLKNHPSGWDKPNVERSSHATGTNGKPVKSHVRDVEGDDTVDHTPNDTGNSSAVFECTECAETFSLLETFLQHQTSHGSENNG; this is encoded by the coding sequence ATGCCTTCAGCACATggaccacatcattttatcatGGAAAGGCAGAAAGCATTGAATAGTGTCTCGGGTGGAGATCCATGTACCTTCATTTGCACGGAGTGTGGTGATGGATTTTCCCATTACACACAAGTGTTATCCCACATGGCCATTCACGGACCTTTGGAATCGTTTTCCTTTGATGGTTCATCCAATGGATTTGAAGTCCCTCGAGAATATGTGCTGCAAGAAAATGGCACACTGGCAATTTTAAATGGCTTATCACTATCTCCTTCCCCTGCGAAACCACCATCCCCTGGAGTCCCGCCACATTTCACACCTGCTGTCAAACCTTCATCTCCTAAACCAAGGCCTCAGCCCATTCCTGAAAACCCCAATCGTAACCCAAAAACACAGAAGTCACTGGACTTGAACAATGCAAAGGAAAAGCCTCCACAGGACGATTACCGTTGTGAAATATGTAGTAGATCATTCAACAGTTTGCAAAGTTTACATTGTCACCATCAGTATAGAAATTCAGAGCTAAGTTTCAGGTGTACTTTATGCTGCAAGATCTTTGAAGGTGGACAAGCTCTGGAGAAACACCTCCAAGAACATACACGAGAACGGTTCCATTCCTGTAGTGATTGTGGAAAGCGATTCGTGAAAgcatttgctttgtttgctcACCAAAAAGAAAGTCATATTGCTGCCACTGCTGGAAATTCGGAGAACAATGAGGAAAACAAGTTTACCAAAATGTATCCATGTCGCAAATGCAAATTACATTTCTTTTGGTTGTCAGATTTTCAGACCCACGCACAGCACCTTTGCAAAGGTAAAGCATCTAATGCTGCATTTGCATCTGAAATTGAAGTGAAgtccaaaaacaagaaggatCGACCTCGTGAAAACTGTTACAGTAATGGCAACTTTAATGACCTTAAGGACGGTAATGACATGTGCGATCAGGATACGAGCTACAAAATTGTCACACCGTACAAATGTGGTTTATGTGGGGAGTGTTTCCTGAACTTAATCACACTTAAAAAGCATCAGCTGACACATCAGAATAAGGAACCATATCAACTAAATCAAGAATTGATCAACCCAACGAAAAAAGTAACACTTCGATCTAGGCGTAAGAGGGCGAAaagtaaaaatagaaaacaataTCCCTGTAAGATTTGCCAGCGTGTCTTCAGTCACTCGAGTAGTTTGTCGAGGCACATGAGATACCATAAGGGTACCATGCACAAATGTACATTATGTGCTCGACATTTCCCTCAGCGCTGTGATCTAGTAAAGCATCTAACGCTTAATCACAAAGACGACATAGAAAAGAAACCTGGATTGAAACACTTATTACGACCACAGCCCCACAATTTAGACCACAAGCAACCCGCAACAGAAGTTAATCAAAACAGGACGAGACCAAAGAAAGCAGGCGGGTTCAACTTTAAATGTCAAGAATGCGGGAAGAGATTTTGGCTGGCCTATGTTTACCAGCGTCACTTGCGTTCTCACAAAAGATGTCACAATAAGTGTCCCCGATGTCCTGCTAAATTCATGAGTGATTCCGCACTTAAGGCTCACCTAAAGAATCACCCAAGCGGTTGGGATAAACCCAATGTGGAGCGATCATCCCATGCTACAGGTACAAACGGGAAACCCGTGAAGAGTCATGTACGTGATGTAGAGGGCGATGACACGGTGGACCACACCCCAAATGACACAGGAAATTCCAGTGCTGTCTTTGAATGCACTGAGTGCGCAGAGACATTCTCACTCTTGGAGACATTTCTTCAACACCAGACTTCTCATGGCTCAGAAAACAATGGGTAA